The Oncorhynchus masou masou isolate Uvic2021 unplaced genomic scaffold, UVic_Omas_1.1 unplaced_scaffold_7829, whole genome shotgun sequence genomic interval TTTATCATTTTTTGGTGTCAAATCAATCTTGTTTTTAAGGTTCTATTCCAAATTTGAAAAGTTTCTGTGCATGTTTGCCAGGCGGTGGCTGGGCTCAATGGCATGCAACTGGGTGACAAAAAGCTCATCGTCCAGAGAGCAAGTGTGGGAGCCAAAAACGCTAATCCGGTGAGCGCAGTTCCCTTGTGCATTTTGAATTGCAAGAAACAAATGTGAGTACCAGCAGTCTAAATGTGTCGTCTGTCTGGGTTGTTTTCCTTCCTCCCACCTAGACTGCAATCATCGAGACCCCGGTGACGCTGCAGGTGCCTGGGCTGCAGGGACTTCAGAACTCTGGGCTGCCCACGGAGGTGCTGTGCCTGCTCAACATGGTGATGCCTGAGGAGCTGGTGGATGACGAGGACTACGAGGAGATCCTGGAGGACATCAGTGAGGAGTGCTGCAAGTACGGCAGCGTGCACTCCATCGAGATTCCCCGGCCTGTCGAAGGAGTGGAGGTCCCTGGCTGTGGCAAGGTAAAAGGTTGAACTGAGGTTATTCAGTACAGAATGAGACTCTGCTCTTCACTGTTGTTAAACATAAGTAATTGATCTGAACAAAATAAAAAACTGTAATACACCACATGAAGTATGAATTGTTGTTGAAGTAACATGTATGTATTTGCTATTTGGATCCTGATGAAGTTGGTTATTTTTGTTTCAGATCTTTGTGGAGTACGTTTCTACTGCAGACTGTCAGAAAGCCATGCAGGCCCTCACTGGCCGCAAGTTTGCCAACAGAGTGGTGGTAACCAAATACTATGATCCAGACATGTATCACAGACAGGAGTTCTCAGGTTAGAGGGGAAACAGGAGGCAATACATGGAATTAACTGGGACCTCCTCTTTCCTGCTTCCTCAAACCTGGTTTCAGCTCTTCAGTATCGTGTGTTCTCTCTCCAGTATTCACAGCTAGTACGTTGTAACCCTATCCTCAATTACTACAGTAGTACAGATTTTTGGGGAAAAATACTAGATTTTTACATGTGTCTTTTAGATATTCTAACTGATATATTACACCAACAAAAAATATCTGTGTGCAGTGAATGAATTTAATGAAAtgtatacaaataaataaaaccatGCTATTTGTGTAGGATTCCCTTTGCAGAAGTAGTATGAATGTCATGTGTGCTTAGATCTAAAACCAGACTAACATAGCCATGAGATGATACAAAAGTGAAATGTTTCGATTTCTATTCTGAGCACAAGCTTATTTTGTCTCTTAATCTTAACTTAAAGAATTGTTAAGTCGAGATGAACCTATATTTGATAGCTATCATACTTTCACTGTGTGATTCTGAGAAgtaactaacagtgaaatgttatTGTATACCCCTCCCCCccacccagagtcagatgaacttgtgaataccatgtttatgtctctgcatccagtatgaaggaagttagaggtaatTTCACGAGCCAAGTACCATAGACTCCCAGTCATTgagctaacgctagttagcaacttccttcaaattgCATGTAGAGACATAAAAATAGTTTCCACAGGTTCATCTCACTCTAGGGAAGTAGAAAACATTTCCACAATCCTGAAGTTTAAAACTCAAACACCAAAAAACGTGTGTTTAGAAAAACACTAATATTTACAAAAAGTGAACAAAACAATTGTTTCAAAAAGTCATGATTTGGGCATTTTCACCTCTAAACCCATAACCTTGACATTTGCAGATTGTTTTGTGTTCGTGCTCTGGATTAAGAATTTGTGTCATTTAGATTGTAGCAAAAAATTACAAGGTCACAAAAATACCATACTGGCCATAGAAAGGGACATTATGCATATGTTATTTAATAAGAAATATTTGGTCATCCTACAGGAAAGGACGAGGAGATTTTAGAAGATGTGCTTTCaatttatgtaaataatgtatgtaGCTAATGTATATCCTGTGTTTTTGTTAATCTGATGCTTTCGTAATTGTATGGAAGAAAATTGGTTAATTTATTTTTACCCAAAGGTTTTTTAAGCTTCATGAAAATTGTAGACGTGAGTTGATCCAACATTGTCGTTGTATGACAGTAATTCCTATCATTCATCATTACAGTGAGACTACCTTTGAGTGTTttattatgtactgtatattacatACGATTACAACAAAAACAGTATGCTTCATTATGGTACATTGGAAATCAGCTTTCAACTAAAGAAATCCAGTTCATTGATTCAAAATAATTATAATTACTGTTTTTGTAAATGTGGTTTTGAATGTGCCAAAACTGAAAGCATTTTTATGTACACATCTAACCTGCCACTGCCATGCCTTGAATAAATGCCTGCATCCTCTGTCAGTCTTTAATATCATTATTGTTGCTATGAAATAAGGCTGATGTCAATTTCAGGACAGAGGCATCTTGTGATATCAGATCAGGTGAGGAACTGTGAATACACTGTGAACGTACACCAGACTGATTATCAGTTCAGCTATCTGTCAGTAGAAGGCAGCAAAATGTAGCTTCATCaggctggtctcatagactagacataacatagtaaatgaaaatccaggacactcaaattagtataatATGTTAATAAGACATAAGAAaaaaggttacttaaggcaaaaacgaaaGGAGGGTATATATAACACATCTGTAtcaacccaaaggttgcatgtttgaatctCATCGCGGACAAGCATTTGAGCTATTTTGTAACTTTGCAACCACTTTCttctttttagctactttgcaactgcGTAGCATGTTAACAAACCCTTTcgctaaccctgaccttaaccctttaacctaactcctaatccTAATCTTAACCAGGGATGGGTAAAATGTACAAAATACAATTACAAAATATAATACACAAAATACCATAAATATCGTGTCAAATTAAACCACACAATACTTctattttgaaatgtatttacttaaaatacatgtattttgtattttaaaatacagaaatatatttgTAATTAGCCGGCCCAGAATAGCAATAACATTAAAGACACTTCTTACATGCTATAACTGTgaaatgttgttgtttatctTCCTTAGTTG includes:
- the LOC135537454 gene encoding splicing factor U2AF 65 kDa subunit-like yields the protein MQLGDKKLIVQRASVGAKNANPTAIIETPVTLQVPGLQGLQNSGLPTEVLCLLNMVMPEELVDDEDYEEILEDISEECCKYGSVHSIEIPRPVEGVEVPGCGKIFVEYVSTADCQKAMQALTGRKFANRVVVTKYYDPDMYHRQEFSG